GAGTTTGCTGCCGTTGTTGCTTAAAACACGCATCAAAAGTTACAACACTACTGTGCTACATACGAGTAGTACACCCACAGCTGCTGTATAACAGTTTGTCACCCTTTAATGTGTCAGTCCGTGCATCCATTAGCTGCTAGTGCTAGGATCAACAACATCGTTCCATCGTCATCAACCTGCATCAGGACATTTGCGTGCGTTCTTACGTTCTTTCCACTGCTTCCCTTCGGCATGTTGTTGTAGTTCCAGTTCCGTGACCCACGTATACAGTTCTGAGCTTCATCGtgttttaaaggaaaaagcacaaacaaaatcaaacagatgAATTAGTTTCTAGTTTTtggttaacattttttcagTTAAAATCGATCATGTTCTGTTGTTAAgttctttttgcaaaaaaaaaaatattcagttgaatgattttggtttccgtgttttaattttgtgtttataACCGCACCATTAGGAAGATTGTGTTCGATACATAATTGTATgcataaaaattcaaagaacTTTAGCCTAATTGAACTAAACAAAGTTCGAACAATTGTATCGCCCTCGGCAAACGTGTACTAAAAAAACCCGTTTGTATAAGTGTATTGTGTAAAGTGTTGTTAAAcgtgtgagtgtttgtgttagtattatttattacaaCGCCAGAACCGCCCTGGTATCCCGGTACTAGCACCTTCCTCCGGGGCTTTAAGTTGCAGTTGGTAAAGcagaaaggaaagcaaaatttcGTCAAAAGTAAGTTCTATTGCTAATGTTTGCATGCGTGTGCATGATATGCAGTGCAGTGGCATAACTGCGTGTTTCTCGACGGCATAACTTAATTATTTCCAAGCTTCAAACTTCTTCTCCGTAAGaaaaatagtgtttttttctctttgtgcCTATTGGTGGGAGAATGTTTCCGGTCTTTTCTCTAGTAGGGCCGACGTTAGTTGGCTTCAGTGACATATTTATAACCCTAGCTATGTATGGCGGGGTTAAGTAAACGAGCAGGTTCAAATCGATTCAAAGATTGTCTCATTAAAAGAATATATTTTGCCGAGTTTTTAGACTGTTTAAGAATTCGTTAAGCAATTTGAAACATATAGTCAACATGCTTTAAACTTGCTATTATTAACTTTCTGTTCCTTTACTCCTGTGTCTCGCTAGTGAGGAAAACCGACACACAAATGAACGTAGCTGGTATACGTCGCAACATCAAGAATATCGCCCACAACTATTCCGATGCGCAGGTAAAGGTACGGGAGGCTACCTCGAACGATCCATGGGGCCCATCGTCCACGATCATGGCGGAGATCGCCGACCTCACGTACAACGTGGTGGCATTTTCCGAAATCATGCAGATGATCTGGAAGCGCATGAATGATCATGGCAAAAACTGGCGACATGTGTACAAGGCGTTGGTatgtccaataaaaaaaactctcgcAGGAATGAGAACTCTCGGGCTAATTCTTATGTTCCTATCCTTGTCTGTACAGCTGCTGTTGGAGTACCTCATCAAAACTGGTACGGAGAAGGTGGCGCAACAGTGTAAGGAAAATATCTACGCCATCCAGACACTGAAGGAATTCCAGTACATGGAAGAGGGCAAGGATCAAGGCATGCATGTACGGGAGAAGGCGAAACAGCTTGTTTCGCTGCTGAAGGATGACGAGCGGCTTAAGAATGAGCGGGCTCGCGCGTTGAAGGCAAAGGAACGCTTCGCCCGAACGGCCAGTGGATTCGGTAGCGATGGTTCGATCGATGGTCCAACACAGCGTGACCCAAGGGTTAGTATGCTCACCACTAAGCTAAGCTCAGATCTCAGACCAATGTATCTTACGTTTTTCCATCCCCCTCATATTCTAGCCACCGAACTGGGGCGAAGGTGAACCAATTGCGGGTGCAGCGACGAGTGGTGTTGGGAAACCGGTATCAGAGATTGAGTTCGTACGGCCACAAACTGTCGGCGAGGAAGAATTACAGCTCCAGCTGGCAATGGCCATGTCTCGGGAAGAGGCCGAGCAGGAGGAGCAAAAGCGTCGCAGTGATGACGTTCGGTTGCAATTGGCACTCAGTCAAAGTGAACAGGACTTCAAGTAAGTTACGGTCTCCGGAGTTGGATCTTATaatacaaaactaaaacatcACAAGCAGAAGCATTAAACTGTTCAATATCTTTATGTTCGTAGAAAGGACAATGACCCTAAAGCGCAGCATGAAAGTGGTAGTGCGCTGGTTGATTTGTTGGACATTTCTTTCGGAGCTGCCGCGATTAGCAGTCCGTCGCAACAACCGCATGCCGGAACCTCGGGTAGCGGTGCACCGATAGATCCATGGGGAATGCCCGTGGCAGGTGGATCACGACCGACGGTAGGCTCGAGGACAAATATTATCGATAGAATAGAACTTACCTGTACACTCTACATATTTCCAGACATCAGATCCATGGTCTAGAACCTCATCCCCACCAGCAGTAGTGGATCCGTGGCTAAATACAGCATCGGCTTTACCTTCGGCAGGACCATCCACTTCGAAACCACCGTTGCTGGGAGCAGAAACATGGCAACCACGCACCCAATCGCCCTCGGTAACATCCGGTTCGTCGGTCGAGGGATGGCTGCAAAATGGTGGAGCTGCCGGTGCCGGTGCAGGATCCATGATGATGAATGGTGCCGGGGCTACGAACGGAAACCTCGATCCTTGGTACAGCAAAACGAATGCTGTTCCCCTTGGATCTACTGCGGTACGACTagagccttttttttgcgaaatttgaGTCACTTATTTGTTACCTCATTGTAGCCTCCTCAGGCTGGTGATCCTTGGCAGGCAAATAAACGATCAACGCCTGTGCCTACCGGTACTACCGGCGGTGATCCATGGCAGTCAAATGCAACCGCTGCTAAACTTGATCCATGGGCTCCGGTCGGTAGTAATTCTGCCACTGGAAGCGTTGGTGATCTTGAAGCTACGTTCGGTAGTGGCAATGGAGTAAGTTTTGTGATTTCTTACGAAAAGAAACGTACGATCTTACGatgtgtttaattattttttttagcctCTCATGAATCGACCTTCACCCGTCGGTGCGATCACTTCGCCGGTATCTGATCTAGATGAGTTTGACATAATTACCAAGAGAGCAGCCAGCAAccacagtagcagcagtaccaacaacaataataaccATAATGCCGCCAGCAACAATCTGAATAATAACAGTTGTAAGTCCATCTACCGTCTCACGTTCATTGCATGGATCGGATACACTGACGCATCTATTTATCTTCCGGCACAGCACTGCTTTTGGGTGACCTGGATCCATTGTCATCCTCCGGAACGAACTCCAGCTCGCCTAGTATGGGTGCGACGACGGCCGCAAAGAAGACACCCCAATCGTTCCTCGGCGAAAACTCGGCACTCGTAAATTTGGACAATCTAATCAAACCGATGCCGAGTGGTGGCGGGGTGGCCACAGCAACCACAACGTCCGCAGCATACAATCCGTTCGGAGATACCGGTGGTGCCGGTGCACCCGTACAAAAGAACCTATTCCAACAGAATCAACCTCAGGTTAGTGTTTCCGAAGGAGGACATTAGACAAGGACATTAGGACCAATTATCTATGTTCGATGTCACGTTTCAGGTTCCGTCCATCAATCAGTTGAAACAGTCCCCGTTTCCAGTAACGCTTAATCAGGATCCTTGGGCACCGGTTGCAAACATGACCACAGCGCAAGTGAGTATTCTTTAGAAGCACGAagcttttattattaattttatataattcaCAACAGCATTAGGTTCAATAGGGAAACATAAGAGTAAGTTCTAGGGTTGATCTTTATCACGTACAATGTTTGCGCCGTGTGATGAGACTAGTTTGTGAAACAAGGTGTGTTTGTTGTAATTAATTATGCATTTCATAAACTGTAGCATTTTACACTGCGTTCATCAATGATCTGTTCATTGTAAAAACGAGATTAAGTCCTTTCCCATCCGGCTCATCGCAAGCTAAACACTGACACGCATGGAAAGGTAGACCATTTGGTACGAATTAGCTACaatatcattttcttttcttgtcgCGCTTGCTCATGCGCCACAACAATTGTGTGCATACGCTGGAACTTGATCGATCATTGCACCGCGGAAAAGCAACCTGTTGATGAGGACGAAACAGAGTGCTTTCCATACGCAACGGTTGACGTGAACGCAAACAGTGATATTTCGCCCACTGTCGCTTACGCACGGGTGGCCAACGGctatcaacagcagcaacaccaggAATGGCCGATTGCAACATCTCATACAATCCCCCCACCAACAAGCGCCTACATGGAACACATTGACTGTCGCCTAAACGATACTGGTGTCACAAAAGAAGATGATATTTTTAACACCAACTACGCAATGCTTCCTTCTGCGACGGCAACCGGTAACATCGAAAGGCATCTAACTGCGGCACAGCTGGATAGTACACGTCCGTTGCGTCAGCTGTATGATTTTCACTTCGCGGTCGATGAAGAGGCCCTCGACGTTGTTAACTCTGGGATGTTGTCGGGTGGAGGCGCCGCTTTTAATACTACTGATGCATTACATCATAACGACAACCGACCGAATGCTAATACAAGCTTTACAGATACATGTCACGCTAACAACAGCAACTATCAAGTGAGTCCAACAGTATGTTGTTAGACACTTGTGTTACGGTCCAGCATCACGCTAGTGGTCGTTCTCGTGTAACTTCTGAGACCCATTCACAACAGTTTGCAGTATGTAGTGTCGTTAATCGTTAATCTTATCAAGCAGCGGTACCTAAACATGCCGACAAATAATAATGctagaaaaaaacatcgatcGAAGTTGCAGAAACCTAATTCCGAAATATCGCTCGATTGCGCCAAACAGTAACATacgacttttttcttttctctttttacaATTAATACTCTTCTCTTTTCTTAACATCCCATTGATTTCCACACCTGCcctatttatttgtgcaacatCCGGGTATTGATCTATTTGTTTCTATATATTCCATCCCCCTTAAAAGCACGCCACGTCCAGTAGCAATGGAGCTTGGACACTAAACTAAACGTCCCTTTTTAACTCGATCGAAATCATCGTGCGCGTTTAGAATCGCAACGTTCCCGTAACCTTGTCCATCTCCTCCGTTCCTTTTCCGCACCCTCCAAACCAGTCCCTCCGATTCCACCTTTCCTGTAGGTAGTAATTGATCCGACCTCTCGTAACCTTCCGGGTGCGCATTACGGACCCACGCTGGTGTGCTGTTTCCATGGCCTGGTCGGGTGATTTGGTGATTTTGGGCAAACTGTCTAGCAAAAACACTGCGCTCCTGTAACACGCTTGTGCTTTGTACGGTGATTGTATGCTTTATCCCAAGGGTGTTTGCCCAACATCGCAACTCTACACTACTCATCATctcaaccacaacaacaacccaaGCTGCTGCCTCCTTCTGCTGcctatgtgtatgtgtgtctgtgtatgtgcAAGCATTGTTTTGACGTTTCCTTGTACAACGTGTGCGCTGCCCATCAACAGCATCCGTAATGGCCCATGGACATCGACTGTATCATCTCTTGGACAACCCTCTGTTTTAGCCCGCTCGCTCAATATAACTGCCGTATAGAAAGTGCTCGCTTCTGGTAAAGTTGTTAATACGTCTATAtgtttgctggttttgttgtttacattttgttaagtgtgtgtgtatgtttttgttctcATCCCTCTACATTGCATCTCATGCTTGCATCAATGAAATGCACAGTTTTACGTTTATATCatctattgttttcttttacgtgAGCTACTTTAACGCAATCACTATTTCTCTTCTGTTTTCTTCATCTATCATTATtataagtaatttttttttcatttttagtgAAAAGCGACCAAAGGCACCTGATTTGTGCTTTAACTTATTTGCGTTACAAAATCTATTTattctatcctttttttttagaaccTTATCACCATGTAGTGTCGTATTCTATCAAAACCCTATTTCTAACGAACAATTATTGTATACTACTTTACAGGCCaatttaaacaataataacagtGCACCCTGGATGAATCCTCAATCATCGAATCCATTCCTTTCGTAACAAGCCACACCGATAAAAGATGCAGCCCGCGTCCGATGCAGCACATATCCTTTTTCACATTCGCATTCGAGAAAGATGTGCTCTGAGAGCGATCGGTGGAGGGAAGGAAAGTTTCACGAATTGAGCTATTAGTACGtgtaaatgaaagcaaaagtgcaaacagaaaaacacgATGGGTTTAAAAGGGAAGAGGTAAGACCGGGCACACGGACACGTGTTGTAAAGGATACAAACTAACCAAACCATTGTTTTAAAACGGGAAACACAAGCggcaaataaatgaaacagCAAGGCACAGCAATACCACTAAAGCGAACAACCAAACAATACACAGGCAATGATGTAAACAAGAACAGTATACATTGTTAGCTTTCCCACATATATACACCGTTTCGAAAATCAATTACATGTAAGCGATAGAGGAACGAAATATCCTGGAGAAGGCCTGCTTCCGTTGCTGATGAAGGCGAACAACTTTTGAGTCATTTACATACACATATATAAGATAGCTGTGCAACAGAGATAAGATTACCGATCACAACATTTTGAATGGGTTAGAAACAGGAAATAGCAATTAACCAGCAACTTGAACTTTATACGTAAAGTACGTTTGCTTGATCATCACACTACTTAACACAACGCAATGATTTAGTACCCGGAATCGGAACAAATTCTACCAGTCGTCAATGGTTTCCACTGACCGTGATTTCAGCCAACTCAAGTTCCATGGTTGCAGCGGATGGCGTGGATATTGTGTTGAGCAACGATTAGCAAATTTGTGGTCGCCAGGAGTTAGAGTACGCTGGGGTGGGTAATCGAATTCTGCGAACGGTAGAATGAGTATAAGCAAATTAATGGAAAAATGCCTTATTATAGTTCAGAAACGTTGAACTGGAGAGAGAGACTACGTTAGTACGCTCTAAAAATTACACTACTACTAAATGATAATGAGGAAAACAATGATACCACACAACACTGGTTCGAGAAGAGGGACAGAAGGTGTGAATTGGCATCTGcttatttgtatgttttgttgtgtttaaaAGTTCTGAAACGGAAGGACAAACTCGACGTAAAAAGAGCTAGCCTTCcgaaagggatttttttcatAGAACCATGCTTAAAGTTCTGTCAAAACACTAACATTTGTGACGGGTTTTAACAAGTTACTAGCTTGAAGTAACTCTTCCTCAAGAGCAGTAACtcctatgtttttttttgttgcctaaAGTTGATTATATGTAAttcactgtttgtttgtttgacccCGGGAAGTATGAGTGtacacattttaatttatttaacttgCTTCCCTGGAATATCGGGCGAACTGTGTGGTGGGTAAAACATgcctccttttttgttgcacttttgTGCACCTTCTTGTTCATCAACTATGTTCTTTAAGCATTCATCTTACCACCGTATGCTGATGAAGATGACACTGCTACATTTGCTGCTTTGTTCCTTCCGTTTCTCTATTCTGTAACGTATTATTTATCGTAAGATAGCGGAAAGATCGGTTCATTATCAGTTGGGTTTACATTTTAACTGGAGAAAGCCATGTCGCGGTATTTATTGTGACACTACAGCCGTGTCCAAACTGCCACCAGGGCAATGagatacaacttttttttagagTAGAATTGAAAATCCAACGAAAAACACGCAAGTTGTTGATGGAATTAGTGTGGCTAGCGAAGGGACACGATGATTTATGtgtgaagagagaaaaagaggttCAGCTTTCTAAGAACGAtacaaaacattgtttgtaAAGGATAACGACAGGTAACTGATactaaaagcaaaaatcatcaaaaaaaaaaaattatatatacaTGAGCAACTGaaattatatatattttttaaactctgaataaatcattaattttcaaacTGGTGCTGTTGTGTTTGGCAAGTCTGTTTAAGGCAGACCAAAAATATGAGATCAAAACCGCTGAAGGGGACACAGAGTAAGATGTTTCGACAACAGAGACCGATGCGCCAGAAAGAAACAACGGTTGCCCAAGAGAATGgagtcgatttttttctttcagagCCTTTAAATTGTTAGTTGCTAACACTCAATTAATGTGTGGTTAGTATGTCTACAAGCGCAATGCAAGTGTTAGTAGATGGCGGTCCTTATGCTTCGGCAATCGATCTAATACCCTGCTGGTCGAAGATCATACCTGGACTAGCCTTTTTACTACGATGGTTTTTGTTAGAAATGAGCCGATTTGTTAAATGATGTCTGTAgctgattgtttttattaagaaTGGGAAAAGCAcagaaaaattcttttttgttatacatCTTTGCGTAATTCTGTTAGTAGCCGTAATTATAAGCGTTTTGTTGATACTAGACATCGCTTTGACGGATGCCATGTTTTTCGACTATATCAATAATTTTCTCCACCGACACCCCATACCGTATAATGCTATAGAAATTCCGTGATGATAAATCAATCACTGTGGATGCTGCTCTTTGCTCTTCCGACAACCCTAGCTGTCCTCCATCGAACACTGCCCCCAGATGAGGCCATAGATCTTGGAACTCTTGTACGTTCAGTGTACTTTTATTGGAACTCTTGTTCGCACTAGTCAGTACTATGGGTTCGTTAAACGCTGCACATACATCCTGTATAAATCTGTTCTCCGTAATTCTTATGCCTATTTTTGACACATCAGGATTTAGCAATGGATTTAAATTGGGCGAACGTTTTACAACTATAGTCACCGCTCCTGGTAGAAGTTCATCCAATAGATGATGGGTCAAATGCTCTGTCTCGCCCCATAGTTTAAGATCATCTATAGTTGCCACACATATAGCCACGGGTTTCAGCTCTGTCCGTCCTTTTATGTTGTATAGCCGGTGTATTGCTACTGGATTGTTGGCACTGCAAGCAAGCCCATACACAGTATCAGTTGGTATCGCAATTACTTCCCCTCTCTTAAGCTTTTCCACTGCTACTATTTGCGCATTCTGCCATTTCACTGAAATTGGGCTCAGTTCTGCGTTTACACTTAATTGTTTGCCAACTACATCATTTGCAGTACTACCATATGTTCGTTGCATTATTTTCACAGTTGCCCGCACCAGTTCACTGAACATCACGACGCGAATTTGGTGAATTTAAGACATAAGTTCGTTCCTCGATAaggtttaaagttttatttttcctaatCGCGCCAATTATGGCCACACGTTTGATTACAGCACTTGTAGAAAGTTGTCATCGGCTCATCAGCCGAACGAGTTTGCATTTGCATAAAGTATGCTCGGTTATTGGAGCAGGAAGGGCACACCGCGTCTGTCGAATCCACGTTTTCCCATGCGGCCGACCCACCCATCACATGGTCTACTTcctacaaaaagaaaaaatcgttACATAGAAGAAACACTTGAAGGTATAGTTATCACAATGTAATCTTATCACAGGTATATTACGACCCAAGAGGAACATTGATTCGTTAGCTGTCCTGTATTTAGAAGGTGAATTTTTATCGATTCTCACTGACAATTCTAACTTGTGAATCTATATTTTGAATATGCAAATCGTTTCTCTaaatgaaacgcttcattgCAAATTTGATTTCGAAGCCGTAAAGTTATTttccaaatttgaaaatcagttatacaaaattgtaaaattagtTTTCAATTTGGAACCGCTGCAGCATGAAAAACATTGTATCGCAAGCGGTATTTGCGTCTCAATGATATTGTAAATAACCATCCATATGCTTTTCAAAGAAATCTTCAAAACATTGGCGCCTATAGTAGAAGCGATAAAGCGTTCACCATCAAAACGGAACCGGATGTGTCAAACACCCTTACTCACTTTAAGCTTCGGGTAGATTCGGCTGGAAATTCGTTGCCTTATTTTGCAGATGTAAGGACATGTGTTACAGGAAAACCTAAGCGCATCGGTGCCTTCCTCTACCAGCAGTAAGTTGCCACACGTAGGACAGAACATTAACATCTTTTGCACTAACTAAACTTATTTTGTAATGGGCAATATGCACGATGTGAATCAACATGCAACGCCATCACTACTGGTgtgatttttcttccaaatgtCACATTATCAAGGTGTATAAAGGCCTTAAAAAAGTTATGCTATACATTtaggtaaaaaaattaaaatttagtgCCCTGAAGGCGGCGAATATTTCTCAAAAGTAGTGGTAAAATTAATGCGACTCATTCCGCTGTATTTCTACGCACTCTATACTAAACATgtcgaaaatataaaatacattttgcaGAGTACATTAAGAAATTGGCTTGGTGGCAAACAAAGAGATTGGTTAATCATGTATAATAAAGATTTTTTCTACTCAAAATAAAACCTCAGACACATTTCTCTATCAATTCAGTCGATGCACTTCTTCAATGGGATGAACCAATGGTGAAGagctgttgctgctactaTTGCTAGCGGTATGGTTGTTCGCAGCTCTCGTGCTGCCGGTAGTGGACCGTTTACCGATCGCGATCGGTACTCTCGTTTTTGGTACGGATGAAGGTAACTGTTGCCAGCGGGATGGCGGCCAAACGATCTGTGTAGCCCGAGCAGTAACCAGGCCCAACGAAACGGGTCCGAATGTATTGCTATCTAGTGAATTACCTGCAAATGAAACACGACACAAACTTATGCTATTTTCTGCAAACAAATAACCATTCACTGCTTACCTGTATGATCCCCTTCAACCCAGCAATGCCCTTCCGGGACCGTAACGTATGGCAGCTTATAGCCTAGAGTGGAGATCACATCTCCCTGGAGAGCAACAACGCGTTTGATAATTTTCTGACTCGGATCCTTGGGAGAGATGAGCGAAATAATGTCGCCCCGCTGCACGTCCATGTTTCGTACGGCCCAGCGCGAGAGGAACACATAATCTGTCACACTTGCGTCCGGATTGAGAGCAGGCTGCATCGATACACCTTCAACCCGCGCCACATATCCGACGCAATCGAGCAGAGTCACTCCTACCGGAACGCCGAGCAGCAGCGATTTTAGGAAGGTCGGGAACCGCATTATGAGCGATTCGTTGGTGGCCGTCGACTAGAATAGTTCAATGTTCAAACTTACGCAGTACAAATTAATCGGTACATCATCGTTTATACTGTAGCCACTAATTGTGAGCTGTAATTTGCTTCAAaatacgaaattttcaaatgcaaTGCGCAGCCTATTCCAAAAAGTTTTGGTACCAATTGTTTTGGAAATAATTTGAcaatgttttgacatttgccAATGCGTTGTGTAATCCAGGGACTCTCAAACAAATTGTCTAAATTTATAATATTCTCGTTGCATTTTCAGCTTCAAAATCTTCATTATGAATTCAATAACGAATAGATGCATAAGTAAACATTCCTATTTGTTCAACAATTAGGaagtacaaaatataaaaaggcCTAGTTCATTTGTTTGTGGAATAATTCGatcaaatgtgtttttttgtccaaCTGGCAACACTGCTACATTTGATGGCTAGGATGTGTATAAACAATTGTACATACTTTTCTTTCGCATCTATCCCGCGCGTTTCCAGCTTCATTGCAACAATTGTTCGATTTCATCAATGGATATTACCAAGAAAAGTAAATATTGCATTCTATCCCTTTTGCTAGCAGCATCGGGAAACTCGTATCATTCATAGCGCGGTAAAAAAAGTgcttatttttcgttttccttatttttttaagatttcaTCGAGCAACTTCCATTGATTCGGGAAACAATCCGCAATGCAACGTTTTTCGCTATGGATTGCGAATTCACCGGACTGGCGTCCGATCGTACCATATTTCCCTTCGATACACCAGAAGAGGTGTATTTGAAAATGGTCGAAAATAGCGCCCAGTATATTATCATACAGTTTGGCCTGTGTGCCTTCCGTGTTGAACCACCGGCGGAGGAGCAAAAGGACGCCGAGCCACGGTTATCGTACAAATGTTACAACTTTTTCTGCTATCCCAAAGGTCGTACGAACGTGTTCAGCTGTCAGGGCGAAAGTATACGCTTTCTCGCTGACAATGGGTTCGATTTTAATCGACTGTTCCGTGAAGGATTGTCGTATGCAAACGAAATCGAAGAGCAAAGGTACAGGGCTGACCTGAAGGAGCGTCAAGCAAAGCGAGCAGCCACAATACTGGCGGCAGCCGAGGACGATTCGAACGAATCGGATTCCAAAGCAGTTGAAACGGCGGACATCAATGCAGTCCCAGTGCCTGCAGAGCTTCAGCAACAAGTGGAAGATACAGCTGCCAGTATTGAGCAGTTTCTACAGTCTGACCGGCCGGAACTCATCGTCGGTAACTGTAATGCATTCCAGCGAAAGCTGATTTACCAGTTGATAGAACAGCGCTTCTTGCGTAAAGTCACTACCTCCACCGTATCGCTAGAGAACAATCAGAAGGCCATTAAGGTGGAACGGAAACGTTCACTCGAGGAAGAGCAGGCACTGGATGAGAAGCGTCGGGCACAAGAAAATGCAGATCTCGAAGTGAACGTTGGAATATCGCTGGTACTGCAGGAGCTGTCAAAGGCACGCAAGTTAATCATTGGCCACAACATGCTGCTCGATTTGTTTTACGTGCTTCGCCAGTTCTTTAAACCACTACCAGCGGACTATGAGGAATTTAAGAAGCTCACGAAAGAATATTTCCCACTGTAAGTGCCACGGTCGAGTGTATATAAGACGAGTTTTAAAGTACGTTTCTGTTTCCAGTCTTCTCGACACTAAGTACCTGTGTACGAACGCCGAGATTAAGGTGGACGTTAACTCGTCCGTACTGGCGCACGTGTACGACGCGGTTAGCAAGGCACCATTTGCAATTCCCACGGTACATGCCGAACTACCCGACCATCAGTACAGCGTGGACGATGAGAAAAAGCACGAAGCTGGTTACGATGCGTACCTTACCGGGCTTTGCTTCCTAGGACTTGTCAGTCGGTTCAAGGTTAATCTACTTCAACTTCCGAAGGACACCACGTTGAAACATTACATGAATCGGTAGATAATTTCTGAACCGTTTGTTGTTAAGACGTGCAATTATATCAAGCCATATTATTTACAGAATTTTCATTACCCGGCTAAATGATGTCAACTACATTTATCTAAATGGAAAAGAACGTAAGGAGACTACAACTAAAGCaaagggaaattaaattcatatcAACATGAACTGTTCTTTTCCCCACTTTTAATAGCGTCACAATCACGGGAGCACATTTTCTACGTTACTTTCCCGGAAAATTGGCGAACCACTGATATTATGAGCAAGTTTAAACCGTTCGGTCTGGTACATGTCAACTGGCTGGATAATACTTCCGCATTTGTGTCGTTGCACAATCGAATCGTTGCGAGTTCGGTGCTGAAAACAATC
The DNA window shown above is from Anopheles funestus chromosome 3RL, idAnoFuneDA-416_04, whole genome shotgun sequence and carries:
- the LOC125768119 gene encoding epsin-1 isoform X4, whose translation is MTATTKLRFCCGAKNGNLCGAIPALPCRKSPITIQMSTRVVTYETMRKTDTQMNVAGIRRNIKNIAHNYSDAQVKVREATSNDPWGPSSTIMAEIADLTYNVVAFSEIMQMIWKRMNDHGKNWRHVYKALLLLEYLIKTGTEKVAQQCKENIYAIQTLKEFQYMEEGKDQGMHVREKAKQLVSLLKDDERLKNERARALKAKERFARTASGFGSDGSIDGPTQRDPRPPNWGEGEPIAGAATSGVGKPVSEIEFVRPQTVGEEELQLQLAMAMSREEAEQEEQKRRSDDVRLQLALSQSEQDFKKDNDPKAQHESGSALVDLLDISFGAAAISSPSQQPHAGTSGSGAPIDPWGMPVAGGSRPTTSDPWSRTSSPPAVVDPWLNTASALPSAGPSTSKPPLLGAETWQPRTQSPSVTSGSSVEGWLQNGGAAGAGAGSMMMNGAGATNGNLDPWYSKTNAVPLGSTAPPQAGDPWQANKRSTPVPTGTTGGDPWQSNATAAKLDPWAPVGSNSATGSVGDLEATFGSGNGPLMNRPSPVGAITSPVSDLDEFDIITKRAASNHSSSSTNNNNNHNAASNNLNNNSSLLLGDLDPLSSSGTNSSSPSMGATTAAKKTPQSFLGENSALVNLDNLIKPMPSGGGVATATTTSAAYNPFGDTGGAGAPVQKNLFQQNQPQVPSINQLKQSPFPVTLNQDPWAPVANMTTAQANLNNNNSAPWMNPQSSNPFLS
- the LOC125768119 gene encoding epsin-1 isoform X3, which encodes MNVAGIRRNIKNIAHNYSDAQVKVREATSNDPWGPSSTIMAEIADLTYNVVAFSEIMQMIWKRMNDHGKNWRHVYKALLLLEYLIKTGTEKVAQQCKENIYAIQTLKEFQYMEEGKDQGMHVREKAKQLVSLLKDDERLKNERARALKAKERFARTASGFGSDGSIDGPTQRDPRPPNWGEGEPIAGAATSGVGKPVSEIEFVRPQTVGEEELQLQLAMAMSREEAEQEEQKRRSDDVRLQLALSQSEQDFKKDNDPKAQHESGSALVDLLDISFGAAAISSPSQQPHAGTSGSGAPIDPWGMPVAGGSRPTTSDPWSRTSSPPAVVDPWLNTASALPSAGPSTSKPPLLGAETWQPRTQSPSVTSGSSVEGWLQNGGAAGAGAGSMMMNGAGATNGNLDPWYSKTNAVPLGSTAPPQAGDPWQANKRSTPVPTGTTGGDPWQSNATAAKLDPWAPVGSNSATGSVGDLEATFGSGNGPLMNRPSPVGAITSPVSDLDEFDIITKRAASNHSSSSTNNNNNHNAASNNLNNNSSLLLGDLDPLSSSGTNSSSPSMGATTAAKKTPQSFLGENSALVNLDNLIKPMPSGGGVATATTTSAAYNPFGDTGGAGAPVQKNLFQQNQPQVPSINQLKQSPFPVTLNQDPWAPVANMTTAQQPVDEDETECFPYATVDVNANSDISPTVAYARVANGYQQQQHQEWPIATSHTIPPPTSAYMEHIDCRLNDTGVTKEDDIFNTNYAMLPSATATGNIERHLTAAQLDSTRPLRQLYDFHFAVDEEALDVVNSGMLSGGGAAFNTTDALHHNDNRPNANTSFTDTCHANNSNYQANLNNNNSAPWMNPQSSNPFLS